From a region of the Impatiens glandulifera chromosome 4, dImpGla2.1, whole genome shotgun sequence genome:
- the LOC124933875 gene encoding 26S proteasome regulatory subunit 6B homolog, translating to MAGSAMVLDPKPISEPPPSIPSSKYDNHAVQSTPATTSDDDDSYVRLKSLQRQLEFIDIQEEYVKDELKNLKRELLRAQEEVKRIQSVPLVIGQFMEMVDQNNGIVGSTTGSNYYVRILSTINRELLKPSASVALHRHSNALVDILPPEADSSISLLSQSEKPDVTYNDIGGCDIQKQEIREAVELPLTHHDLYKQIGIDPPRGVLLYGPPGTGKTMLAKAVANHTTAAFIRVVGSEFVQKYLGEGPRMVRDVFRLAKENAPAIIFIDEVDAIATARFDAQTGADREVQRILMELLNQMDGFDQTVNVKVIMATNRADTLDPALLRPGRLDRKIEFPLPDRRQKRLVFQVSTAKMNLGDEVDLEDYVSRPDKISAADITAICQEAGMHAVRKNRYVILPKDFEKGYRTNVKKPDTDFEFYK from the exons ATGGCAGGTTCCGCTATGGTTTTGGATCCGAAGCCGATTTCCGAACCTCCTCCTTCAATCCCATCATCAAAATACGACAACCACGCCGTTCAATCCACGCCGGCGACGACATCTGATGATGACGATTCATACGTCCGTCTCAAGTCCCTCCAGAGGCAACTCGAATTCATCGATATCCAAGAAGAGTACGTCAAAGACGAACTCAAGAACCTCAAGCGTGAACTCCTTCGAGCACAAGAGGAGGTCAAGAGAATTCAATCTGTTCCACTCGTTATCGGTCAGTTCATGGAAATGGTCGATCAGAACAACGGCATTGTTGGCTCGACCACCGGTTCCAATTATTATGTCCGAATTCTCAGCACTATCAATCGAGAGCTTCTCAAGCCTTCTGCCTCCGTCGCGCTTCACCGCCACTCAAATGCCTTAGTCGATATCCTGCCGCCTGAAGCAGACTCCAGTATATCGCTTCTTAGCCAGTCGGAAAAACCTGATGTTACGTATAAT GATATTGGAGGATGCGATATTCAAAAGCAGGAGATTCGTGAAGCTGTTGAATTACCTTTGACCCACCACGATTTATACAAGCAGATTGGTATAGACCCTCCACGAGGTGTTTTGCTTTATGGCCCTCCCGGAACAGGTAAAACCATGCTTGCTAAGGCTGTTGCTAACCACACAACTGCAGCATTTATAAGAGTTGTTGGATCAGAGTTTGTTCAGAAGTATCTTGGTGAG ggcCCTAGAATGGTTCGAGATGTTTTTCGTCTGGCAAAAGAGAATGCCCCGGCAATCATCTTTATCGATGAGGTAGATGCTATTGCTACTGCTAGATTTGATGCCCAAACTGGAGCTGATAGAGAAGTTCAGCGTATCCTCATGGAACTCCTTAATCAG ATGGATGGATTTGATCAGACTGTAAATGTGAAGGTTATAATGGCAACAAATCGTGCCGACACTTTGGACCCGGCACTTCTTCGTCCTGGAAGGCTGGATCGGAAGATTGAATTCCCTTTGCCTGATAGGCGTCAAAAGAGGCTCGTTTTTCAG GTCTCCACAGCTAAGATGAACTTAGGCGACGAGGTTGACTTGGAAGACTATGTTTCTCGACCTGATAAAATCAGCGCTGCTGAT ATAACGGCTATATGCCAAGAAGCGGGTATGCATGCAGTGCGGAAGAACAGGTATGTGATACTGCCAAAGGATTTTGAAAAGGGATATAGGACCAATGTCAAGAAGCCAGACACTGATTTTGagttctacaagtga
- the LOC124933874 gene encoding receptor-like protein kinase FERONIA, with translation MGAMDKSHASSSRIAFLFLPLLLHIVTGSDYVPNDKILLSCGANSDVSDSDGRKWTTDVGSKFASSDGITSTAAAATQGPSVPSVPYMTSRIFKSDYDYSFPVAPGRKFIRLHFYPASYSGLSPTNAIFSVKSGPYILLNNFSASQTTEALNFALIVKEYSINVPTDSLTLTFSPSSSTPNSYAFVNGIEVISMPDIYSTADGSTTLIGLSGQFIINNSTALENLYRLNVGGRDISPSGDTGLDRSWYDDTPYIFSAADGVTTNNYGNMTITYLSGTPSYLAPIDVYGTARTMGPDPRVNLNYNLTWTFSVDSGFPYLVRLHFCELDPNKTKVNQRVFDIFIGNRTAQTAADVVAWTKKNAVATHQDYVLIVPSGPPQQDLWIAMHPNPSSKPQWYDAIMNGIEIFKVNDSSGSLAGLNPIPSTKQNKIDPKPVPRAAHTHKTAIIGGIVAAGVLAMVLVGLLGFARRRLKKGKYSSPGNAQSGWLPLSLYGHSVGSAKTNTTGSYASSLPSNICRHFSFAEIKSATNDFDEALILGVGGFGKVYKGEIDGGTTKVAIKRGNSSSDQGINEFQTEIEMLSKLRHRHLVSLIGYCEENCEMILVYDHMAYGTLREHLYNTEKPPMPWKRRLEICIGAARGLHYLHTGAKHTIIHRDVKTTNILLDEKWVAKVSDFGLSKTGPALDHTHVSTVVKGSFGYLDPEYFRRQQLTDKSDVYSFGVVLFEIICGRPALNPKLAKEEVSLAEWAQHCYKKGSMDQIYDPYLQGKMAPECIKKFVETAVKCINDDGIERPSMGDVLWNLEFALQLQESADELEIERKEDLIDLGGKKEEEESGFDSRSTTSVGISMSSIGGRSIASEDSGGITPSTVFSQIIDPKGR, from the coding sequence ATGGGAGCTATGGATAAAAGTCACGCATCATCATCGAGGATTGCTTTTTTGTTCCTTCCACTGCTACTGCACATCGTCACAGGATCAGACTATGTTCCGAACGATAAAATTCTTCTCAGCTGTGGAGCCAATTCAGATGTTTCTGATTCGGATGGTAGAAAATGGACTACAGATGTTGGATCAAAGTTTGCGTCCTCAGACGGGATTACATCAACAGCTGCAGCTGCAACTCAAGGTCCTTCTGTTCCTTCAGTCCCATACATGACCTCTCGAATATTCAAGTCGGATTATGATTACAGTTTCCCAGTGGCACCTGGTCGGAAATTCATCCGTCTTCATTTCTACCCCGCTTCTTACTCTGGTCTAAGTCCCACAAATGCCATTTTCTCAGTGAAATCTGGACCGTATATCCTTCTAAACAACTTCAGCGCATCACAAACCACTGAAGCACTCAACTTTGCTTTGATCGTGAAAGAGTATTCTATCAATGTTCCCACCGATTCTTTAACCTTAACCTTCAGCCCGTCTTCCAGCACTCCGAATTCATATGCTTTTGTGAATGGGATCGAGGTTATCTCTATGCCTGATATTTACAGTACAGCCGACGGATCCACCACTCTTATAGGACTGTCTGGACAGTTTATCATAAACAATAGTACTGCTCTTGAAAATCTCTACAGGCTGAATGTGGGTGGAAGGGACATCTCACCTTCAGGTGATACAGGCCTAGATAGATCTTGGTACGACGATACTCCTTACATATTTTCGGCCGCCGATGGGGTTACTACTAACAATTATGGAAACATGACTATAACATATCTATCTGGTACACCTTCATATCTTGCACCAATTGATGTATATGGAACGGCTAGAACCATGGGTCCTGATCCTAGGGTCAACTTGAATTATAACTTGACATGGACTTTCTCGGTAGATTCAGGGTTTCCCTATCTGGTTAGGCTTCATTTCTGTGAGCTTGATCCAAATAAGACCAAAGTGAATCAACGAGTATTCGATATCTTCATCGGTAATCGAACAGCACAGACTGCAGCCGATGTTGTTGCTTGGACAAAGAAAAATGCTGTTGCGACACATCAGGATTATGTCTTAATCGTTCCTTCTGGCCCTCCGCAGCAAGATCTTTGGATCGCGATGCATCCAAATCCTTCTTCGAAGCCGCAATGGTATGATGCCATCATGAATGGAATCGAGATTTTCAAAGTCAACGACTCTTCTGGAAGCCTTGCTGGCCTAAATCCTATCCCGagcacaaaacaaaacaaaattgatCCTAAACCGGTTCCTAGAGCTGCTCACACTCACAAGACTGCAATTATTGGTGGAATTGTTGCTGCAGGTGTTCTTGCAATGGTTCTTGTCGGTTTACTTGGTTTTGCACGTCGTCGTCTTAAGAAAGGGAAGTATTCAAGCCCAGGCAATGCACAATCCGGCTGGCTGCCACTTTCTTTGTATGGACATTCTGTGGGTTCTGCCAAGACCAACACCACCGGAAGCTACGCCTCTTCCTTGCCGTCAAATATCTGCCGTCACTTTTCCTTTGCCGAAATCAAATCCGCCACGAACGATTTTGACGAGGCTCTAATTCTCGGAGTGGGTGGTTTCGGGAAAGTCTATAAAGGAGAGATTGACGGCGGAACGACAAAGGTAGCTATTAAGAGAGGTAACTCCTCATCCGATCAAGGCATAAACGAATTTCAAACGGAGATCGAAATGCTTTCGAAGCTACGACACAGACATCTGGTATCCTTAATCGGTTATTGCGAAGAGAATTGCGAAATGATACTGGTTTACGATCATATGGCTTACGGTACTCTCAGAGAGCATCTATACAATACCGAGAAGCCTCCTATGCCGTGGAAACGGAGGCTCGAGATATGCATTGGAGCGGCTCGCGGTTTGCATTATCTCCACACGGGTGCGAAGCATACCATCATCCACCGCGATGTTAAGACGACAAACATCTTGCTGGACGAGAAATGGGTGGCGAAAGTATCTGACTTTGGATTGTCGAAAACAGGGCCGGCTTTAGACCATACACACGTGAGCACGGTTGTGAAGGGTAGTTTCGGGTATTTAGATCCAGAATATTTCAGGAGGCAGCAATTGACGGATAAATCAGATGTATATTCGTTTGGGGTGGTTCTGTTTGAGATTATATGCGGTAGGCCTGCTTTAAACCCGAAACTGGCTAAAGAAGAAGTGAGTTTGGCGGAGTGGGCACAGCATTGCTATAAGAAGGGTAGTATGGATCAGATATATGATCCTTATTTACAGGGAAAGATGGCGCCGGAATGCATTAAGAAGTTTGTAGAGACGGCAGTGAAGTGCATTAATGACGATGGAATTGAACGGCCTTCGATGGGGGACGTGCTGTGGAATCTGGAGTTTGCCCTGCAGCTTCAAGAGAGTGCAGACGAGCTGGAGATTGAGAGGAAAGAAGATCTGATTGATTTGGGgggaaagaaagaagaagaagagtcgGGATTTGATTCAAGGAGCACTACTAGTGTTGGGATATCGATGTCGAGCATCGGTGGCCGCAGCATCGCCAGTGAAGATTCAGGTGGGATTACACCGAGTACGGTTTTCTCGCAGATCATTGATCCCAAAGGTCGATGA
- the LOC124936684 gene encoding protein FATTY ACID EXPORT 3, chloroplastic-like — MSVTLQSLLLGKPSPSSSFLLKTRPQIILPSSLHLQSVVRPQFNRLAASNVSTRQFLSFPLFRKGSRNQLVFSCAAADEKSNPSDDESAEIKNDLSNESQEAWAELLASFKEQAIKMQSVSQEAYELYSKKAMVILKDTSEQLKIQADKATQDLSVIAKETSEEAKEYLTAAAETSPEPVRDIVETFSTSDVDIKEISELRDFYLGIPYGGLLFFGGFVSFMLTGNISAIRFGIILGGLLLALSISSLRAWKKGEQYPLALKGQTAIASILFIRNLRAFFEVTTVFNFFPVFLSGAMSIFYIYRILVSRGNTKRSNINHGTES; from the exons ATGAGTGTTACTCTCCAGTCTCTACTGCTGGGAAAACCTAGCCCCAGCTCCAGCTTTTTACTGAAGACGAGACCTCAGATCATATTACCCTCTTCTCTTCACCTCCAATCTGTCGTTCGTCCTCAATTCAATCGTCTTGCGGCTTCCAACGTCTCTACTAGACAATTCCTCAGTTTTCCCCTTTTCCGTAAGGGTTCTAGGAACCAATTGGTTTTCTCCTGCGCAGCCGCCGACGAAAAATCG AATCCTTCAGATGATGAAAGTGCAGAGATAAAGAATGATCTTTCAAATGAATCACAAGAGGCATGGGCAGAGTTACTTGCGTCTTTCAAAGAACAAGCAATCAAAATGCAAAGTGTTTCACAAGAAGCATATGAGCTGTACTCCAAAAAGGCTATGGTCATTCTAAAGGACACTTCAGAACAGTTGAAAATTCAAGCTGACAAAGCAACACAGGATTTGAGTGTGATTGCCAAAGAAACCAGTGAAGAGGCTAAAGAATATCTAACCGCAGCAGCAGAGACATCTCCTGAACCAGTGAGAGATATTGTTGAAACTTTCTCTACCTCAGATGTCGATATTAAGGAAATCTCTGAATTACGCGACTTTTACCTTGGAATACCTTATG GTGGCCTTCTTTTCTTTGGTGGCTTTGTGTCCTTCATGCTAACAGGGAACATTTCTGCCATTAGATTTGGCATTATCCTTGGTGGTCTTCTGTTGGCCTTGAGCATCTCTAGTCTGAGAGCATGGAAAAAAGGAGAACAATATCCTCTGGCCTTGAAGGGACAAACAG CGATTGCAAGCATATTATTCATAAGGAATCTACGTGCCTTCTTTGAG GTTACAACTGTGTTCAATTTTTTCCCTGTCTTCCTAAG TGGAGCAATGTCGATATTCTATATATACCGAATCTTAGTAAGCCGAGGAAATACAAAAAGATCAAACATCAATCATGGGACTGAAAGTTGA
- the LOC124934426 gene encoding elongation factor P, with protein sequence MSGFAALKLNSSPCHFRTSSLLSSSTSFDLRPSFLRISVLPAGPRRSIYPRIVAFTSNDIKVGSNIEVDGAPWRVMEFLHVKPGKGAAFVRTTMRNYITGNTVEKTFRAGSKIGEADILKQTKQYTYKDAAQFVFMDMTTFEEYRLNESDVGDKQKWLKEGMDCTLLFWNGKIIDFELPITVRLTVVDVDPGLKGDTAQGGSKPATLDTGAIVNVPLFVERGTDILVDTRTGQYMTRA encoded by the exons atGTCGGGTTTCGCAGCTTTGAAGCTGAATTCAAGCCCTTGCCATTTCCGTACATCATCGTTATTGTCGTCGTCCACTTCATTTGATTTGAGGCCTTCATTTCTTCGAATAAGTGTTCTTCCTGCAGGCCCCCGTCGATCCATTTACCCAA GGATAGTTGCATTTACGAGCAATGATATTAAGGTGGGTAGCAATATTGAAGTGGACGGAGCTCCTTGGAGAGTTATGG AGTTTCTTCATGTGAAGCCTGGTAAAGGAGCTGCATTTGTGAGAACTACTATGCGAAATTATATAACAGGAAATACTGTTGAGAAGACATTCCGTGCTGGAAGCAAG ATTGGTGAGGCTGACATATTGAAGCAAACAAAGCAGTACACTTATAAAGATGCCGCCCAGTTTGTTTTCATGGATATG ACCACATTTGAGGAATATCGTCTTAACGAGTCAGATGTTGGTGATAAGCAAAAGTGGTTGAAAGAAGGCATGGATTGTACCTTGCTATTTTGGAATGGAAAG ATTATAGACTTTGAACTGCCTATCACAGTAAGATTGACCGTGGTTGATGTTGATCCTGGCCTAAAAGGTGATACAGCACAAG gTGGATCAAAACCGGCAACCCTTGATACTGGTGCTATCGTTAATGTTCCATTGTTCGTTGAAAGAGGCACAGACATATTGGTGGATACAAGAACTGGCCAGTACATGACCCGAGCATAA
- the LOC124936882 gene encoding non-specific lipid-transfer protein 1-like, whose amino-acid sequence MAVAKIVVAVMTMVMIMMFSTETAAELKCGTVFQTLSPCLGYIRTSGDKKPLPACCNGVRSLNEAAVTTPDRQTACNCLKQVATGYSPAIVAVAATIPAKCGVSIPYKIDPTTDCSKVH is encoded by the exons ATGGCTGTTGCTAAGATTGTTGTAGCAGTGATGACGATGGTGATGATAATGATGTTTAGTACTGAAACTGCTGCTGAGTTGAAATGCGGGACTGTGTTTCAAACATTGTCGCCGTGTCTTGGCTACATTAGAACCAGCGGCGATAAGAAACCTTTACCTGCTTGCTGCAACGGCGTTAGGTCTCTCAACGAAGCCGCTGTTACAACGCCTGATCGCCAGACTGCTTGTAATTGCTTGAAACAGGTCGCCACCGGCTACTCTCCAGCCATCGTTGCTGTGGCTGCTACCATTCCTGCCAAATGTGGTGTTTCCATTCCTTACAAGATTGACCCCACAACTGATTGTTCCAA GGTCCACTAA
- the LOC124933705 gene encoding non-specific lipid-transfer protein 1-like, with amino-acid sequence MAAAKIVVAVMMMMIMMFSTETAAKLNCGTVFQNLSPCLGYISTGGSKKPSPACCNAVNSLNNAAVTTPDRQTACTCLKQIATGYSSTIVAVAATIPAKCGVSIPYKIDPTIDCSKVH; translated from the exons ATGGCTGCTGCCAAGATTGTTGTAGcagtgatgatgatgatgataatgatgttTAGTACTGAAACCGCTGCTAAGTTGAACTGTGGGACTGTGTTTCAAAACTTGTCGCCATGTCTTGGCTACATTAGTACCGGGGGCAGTAAGAAACCTTCCCCTGCTTGCTGCAACGCCGTTAATTCTCTCAACAACGCCGCTGTTACAACGCCTGATCGCCAGACCGCCTGTACTTGCTTGAAACAGATCGCCACCGGCTACTCTTCAACCATCGTTGCTGTGGCTGCTACCATTCCGGCAAAATGTGGTGTTTCCATTCCTTACAAGATTGATCCCACAATTGATTGTTCCAA GGTCCACTAA
- the LOC124933706 gene encoding non-specific lipid-transfer protein 1-like, with the protein MVMMSAKAAVTCNDVTNDTFPCLSYASSGGAQVPSSCCAGVTRLNNAAQTTPDRQTACNCLKNLARTFSFKFAGDIPDKCGISIPYKIDPNTDCTKVT; encoded by the exons ATGGTGATGATGAGTGCAAAAGCAGCCGTAACATGCAACGATGTGACAAATGACACCTTCCCTTGCCTTTCCTACGCAAGCAGCGGCGGCGCTCAGGTCCCGTCGTCTTGCTGTGCCGGAGTTACCAGACTTAATAACGCCGCCCAGACTACACCCGACCGTCAGACAGCCTGCAACTGTCTCAAAAACCTCGCCCGCACTTTCTCTTTCAAATTTGCGGGCGATATTCCTGATAAATGCGGTATCAGTATTCCCTACAAGATCGACCCCAACACCGACTGCACcaa GGTCACTTAA